AGAATTAAAAATAGATGAAAATAGTATGGTTCTTCTAGATTTTACGGAAAATAAAATCAACTTGGATTTTAAGTATGGCTCTATTCAAACGAAACGAACTGGCGAAGGAGAGAATTCTCTTGTTATCCACTCAGACGGGGTAAAAGTTGATGTAACCAATGGAGACTTAAACCTAAATAAAAAAGAGAAAGAAGATTTAAACATTGTAACCACACGTGGAGAAGCTACGATTCAAAAGGGAAAAGACGAAGTCCAACTCAAAGAAAATTCGTTAGCTATTGTAAATGAAAAAGATACACCTAAAGTCCAAGAAATGGGGATACGGCTTGTAAGCCCTGAACCTTCTACTATTTATTTTGCAAAGGAAAAATCCAAAGAGGTAAACTTTGTATGGATTACAAAAGATGCAAAGAGTAAAATACAAATTAGCCAGTATCCCAATTTTAACAAACTACTATTGGAAGAAATTTTAGATAAACCAGTGTATAAGAAATCTCTACCGATTGGTGACTATTATTGGAGGGTAACAAGTATTACCTCTATCCAAAATGGACAATCAGAAGTTCGTAAAATTTCTATACAGGAAGAAATTCCTTTTCGATACAAATATCCTTTGCCTGGGTCTGAATATAAACTCATGGACAAACCTGTATTTGTTAGCTTTTCTTGGGATAGAGTAGAGGGTATTCAGTCTTATGTGCTTGAAATTTCTAAGTCTCAAACCTTTTCCAATATTGAAAAAAAATTCGATATACTTACTACTAGTTTTGGAGGAGAGTTTACCGAGGAAGGAAAGTATTATTTTAGAATTCGTACTGCTTCGAATCGACCTGATTTTTCTAATAAAACATCCGACATTGGTTACTTTTCTTTGAAAAAAGAGGATTCGATTACTCCACCGACTTTAGTAAATCCAAAGAATGGAATTTCACTAGACGAAACTTCACAGGTTTTGCTTGGATGGAAACCGGATAGAGTGTATGACTCGTTTCAAGTTTATCTTGCTGAAAATAAAGAATTTACAGTGAACGTAAGGACAGTTAAGACAAAAGAGAATTATTCGCGAGAGGAAAATCTAAAACCCAAAACCTACTTCTGGAAAGTGATTGGACTCGGGGAAGATTCTAATCTATTAGCCTCATCTTCCGTATTTAGCTTCCAAATCAAAGAAAAAGTGATTGCTCCAACGTTGGCAGAGTCCAGGGAAATCAAAGAAGAAAATGTTGAGGAAGAACAATCTTATCCTCCTCCTATTTTACTAGAGCCGGAAGACAAACTAGTCCAAGAAGTAAAAGACAATACACAGGTAATATTTCACTGGAAAAAACAACCCCAAGAAATTGGTTATAGATTCTATTTATACAAAGAAAAGAATTTCAAAGAAGAATTAGTTTTAAAACAAGAAATCGTAAAAAATAAATTAGAACTAAATAACCCAATTTTTGCTGAGGAAGGTCGCTTTTTTTGGTTAGTAGAAAGCAAATTTAAAAAAGGGGAAACTTTTCACTATGAAAAATCCAAGAAAAGGGAATTCAAACTGATTCCTAAGTTACTCCCGCCTAAGATAAAAAAATCAGAAGAGGTCTATTTCATCCATGAAAAATAAGGTCAAAATTGCTTTCTTATTTCTGTTATCGCTTCCTATCTTTTCAAATGATGTTGAATGGGAAAAAGTGAACAATGCAGATTACTATCAAATCGAAGTAATGGATTCCTTTGGTAAAGTCATTCAGAAATTTGGAACCAAACAAACTAAAACTAAAATTGAAATAGAAAAAACAGGCAAGTATAAGTATCGAATTGGATCTGCGGATAAAAACAAACGTGTCTCTTGGACGAATTGGATTGATTTCAAAGTGCAAAACTTCATCGAAGAACCAAAAGATAAAATTATTCTCGAATGGGAAAAATTGAAATTAGCGGATGCATACCAAGTGGAGGTGTTTGACGATTACGGAAATATGGTTCATACAGAGAGGTTAACAACGAATAAACTAGGACTAAAACTAGGAGTAGGAAAGTATAAATATAGAGTTGCATCTATAAACGAACTAGGAGATAAGGCATGGACAAACTGGGAAAGGTTCGAAGTTAAGATTAAGAAGTATGATGTTCCCTATCCTTTGAATGAACCGAAGTTAGCAGAAAATTCTGAGTTGATCGAAAAAATTGAAGAATGTGATTTGAGGTGTAATGTTATTAAGCGCTCTTTTGCAATTCCCGGGTGGGGGCAATATTACAGAAAAGACGCAAATTGGAGAGTATTCGCGTATCCGCTGCTAATGTCTTCCTTGCTTTTTACTTATTATCAAGGTCATCAAACAAACCAAGAGAATGCAAAAAAGTATGACTCCGCCTTAAACACAATGTTACTAACACAGGCTGATAGTTCTAGTGGCTCCTCCTTGTTAACCTATTATTCTTATACAGAATTAACAAATGCAAGTAATGCGACAAAGCATACTTATTCCCAAGGAAATACAACGATTATTCTATTTGTTGGTATATACCTATTTAATCTTGTGGACGCTTTTTTTTTTACGATTATTATCCGCAAGTTTCGAAAAATTTCACTAAAGAGACTCCTCCTTTTCATATAAATCATTCTACCGTGAATCTTTTAGGTAAAAATGATTCGCATTACAGTATTTCTTATAAATGGTCTTTTTAATTTTTGAAAATGCTTGCTATTCTAATTTCTCACGTAGACTCTTGTAACAATGGACTTCTGCAATAATTGTCTCAAATTTATTTATCCTTCAACAAAAAAGAGGGTAGAAATTGCGCTCCACAAACATATTTGCGAAGATTGTTTTCCAAAAACAATTTTGCAGCAGAAAGATTTAAAAGAGCCACTGGAAAAATCTTTGCGAGCGATTTTTGAATTGTATAAAATAAAAATAATGAAATTAAAGAAGATCAAAGTGATTGGACAATCTGAGCTATGGAGACGAGGAAGAAAAATTGCAGGCGGTGGATCTCCTTTTAATATAGTAGGAATGGCAAATAACCAAAATGAAATTTTAATTCCGAGGGGAGAACGAAAAGTAGCCGCACTTGCGACGATCACTCATGAACTAGCTCATCTATATCAGTTTCAAAACTGGGGACTTGAAAAAGTTAAATCCATGTTACCCTACCAGACGGAAGGATTTTGTGAATGGTTGTCTGTTCGTGTCCTAGAATTTTATAAAGAAACAGAAGAGGCAAAAAAGATAGCGGATAATCCTGATACTATCTATGGGCTTGGGGCGAGGGTTTATCTCAAAGCGGAAGAAGAGGGACAAATCGAAGTTATACTCAGTGGGAGTTTAAGACAGTAAATCTGTGTTTAACTGGGTTAAATGCGTTAAAATGTAACGGAGTGGTTCAACACACTTTCGATATTTTCAAGGTTGAACAAGATTAGGTGTCTGAATACTACAAATTCGCCTTAGTAACAATTGCTTTTAGTTTTGATACTTCTTCACTAAAAATGAGAGGAGTTGGAAGAATTTTCGTTTTGGGGATAATGCTAAATGCCTCATCAAAGAATATAACTTCCTCGATTTCGAAAAATGAATATTCATGTGATAGATTACCAGTAATTAATTTAAATGAGTTATTTTTATGTTGTACGCGTGCAATTCCAATTCGTTTAAAATTTTGAAACATAGATTCATTCCAAACAATTTTTTTGAGTTCTTTTGATTGGAATGGTATATTTCTTGAATAATCTAAAAAAAGAAGTCCGTTTAATTCTATAGTGAAAGAATCTTCGTCCATAGGAATGGTTTCAATTTTTTCTGGTTCATAATGGTTTGGGGAAAGTGATTTTGTTGGAATGGTTTGATAAAAAGAAGAAATCGAACTATCTTCAGGGACTTCATCGAGAGTGGGCATTTCTAATTCACTTTCTTCGAATTTTCGTTTGGTTTGGGTAGGTGCCATTCTTCGCTCTTGGCGAATTTTTTTTTCGATTTCTTTGGATCCTTTGTGTTCTGGATAACGGAAGTTAAATAGTACTTTCTTCGAAGCGCGTGGTGAGTTACGAACTGCCTGTGTTTTGGGAGTAGGTCTTAGTTTTGTTTTGCGAGAACTTGCTACAAGTTCTGGTCCTAGGCTTGCGAAAATAAAAAACAGCAAACCAATTAATATCATTATTGTGGCAAGGTAAATCATGTATATCTAGAATATCTACTCTAAATGGGTAAAAGTAAAGTAGTTTTTATTTCTTTACAAGAATCCCATTTTAAAAAGAGTAATAAAATAAAGAGAGTTAAGATGATACTTGAAGAAGAACCAGTTAGCCTAGCACAAAAGATTTATAGAGTTTTTGCAGGACTTTTTATAGCAGTACTTGTCGTAATGCTAATTTTTACTTTTATTCCAGGGGACGCAGAGCAAAGCCTTCTAAGATCCCTCACTGGCCAAGACCAGATGACTGCCGGTAAAGTAGGAGATGAGTCAATTCCTATCGATTATTACAAAGCAGCCAGACTTGAATGTTATTATATATTTAAACAGAGATATCCAGCTGCAGCGGACGATCGATCCATGTTGGAAAATTGTGCATTTAATCAAGTTAAGTCTTTGAAAATAGATAGAGTTCTGGGTACTGCATCTGGTTATTTTGTATCCGATCTTGCTATTAAGACGGAAATTTCAGAAGAAGCAAGGCGAATTCATAGCCAATCGGGAACCTCAGCAGGATACGACAAAGAGGAAGTTAGAAGTGTAGATGAAATTTATCGCTCTATTTTAATGTCAGTTCCAATGCATTATAGACAAGATTCCGTTTTATCTTCTGATCTTTATGAGAAATTTTTGTATTCAGATGTAAAAGAAACCGAAGATGAAAAAAAAGTGAAAGCTGAATTGGAAGGTGTGAGAATTTCCCTTTCCTATATTTCATTTTCAGATGATGATCTTTCTAAATTAGTTGGAGAGATTGCGCCTATCACTGACGAAGCAATTCAAAAGGAATATGATGCAAGTGTAGCTAATAAATCCATTCCTCTCGGAACAGACGGAAAACCCCAACCTCTTGAGACCAGAAAGGCAATTATTTTTAATAAACTTGAAATGGATGCCAAAGAAAAAAAACTTTCCGATATAAAAGCAAAGATTCTATCTGCGAAAGGATCGGATAATTCTAATTTGACTTCTCTCGGACTTATTGCCGGAGTTAAACCACAAGATTTAAACAAAGTATCTCTCGCAAGTATCAGCAGTCCAGCTAAGGATACAAAAACTGAGTATCCTAAGTTTTTATCAGGCTCCACATTTCTTAAAGAAATTACAAATGTTCAGTTCGGCAAAGGAAAAATTGGCGGACCTTACACGGATAACGATAAAACTTTTTATGTTGAATTTAAAGACCTTGGAATAGAGCCTAGTAATTCAGTAGGAAAAGACATTGCTATGAACGATAATAAGGTAAGAATGTTCTTATACGAAATTAAACAAAGCCTAAACGGCATATATCCTATTCAAAGAAACGATAAATCGGTACAGTAAATGGAAATTAGAGCGGAATTTGTAAATCCCTTTATAGAAGCGGCTTCTTTAGTTTTTAAAGATTCACTCAAAGTGGAACTCATTAGAGGAAAGCTAAAAATTAAGGAAAGCCCTGCGCCTAGTCACGAAGTAGCTATCGTAATTGGGGTTGTTGGGTCCTATAAAGGAGAGGTTGTTTATAGTATGAACTTTGATGCTGCTTATAAAATGGCAAAACAACTTGTTCCTTCTTTAGATGACGAAAGTATCAAGGATGAATATAAAGACATCATCGGTGAGATTGGCAACATGACTACTGGTAATGCTCTTAGAATTTTTGCTACTAGCGGTCAGTTTATTGATATTACCACACCAAACGTGATCGAGACCAATGACTCTTCTATAAAGTTTGTAAAAGCTACAACTTTGTCTCTCAATCTCTATTCTAGATTTGGACAAATTGAGATAAATATAGCGATTCTTTAAATTATTTTTTTGTCTCTTCCGTTTTTATACCATTTCTCAAAAAGAATTGCGTCTTAGTATTTTAAATATGTCGAAATGGTCTAAACATCTTTTTTTTTCCGCACTTCAGCATATGCGGTATACTGATTCACTGTTCTAAAAAGTTTTACGCAATGACTAAATAGAATTAGTATATATATTCGGCTCTGAATCTTACAGTTTGACAACAGAAGTGAGTATTCAGCGTGGACTCGATGTTAGGGTTTCGCCATATAATGTGCTACCTAAAGACTTTGAGTATCCTGTTGGATTTTTAAAGATACATTTCATTATGAGTAATTCTAGAAATATACTTCTTATATTAAAAAGTCTGGAACTGTTTTCTGATACTCCAGAAGATTTGTTGCGGCAAATAATGGATTCACTGCAAAAGGAATATTTTTCCAAGAACGAAAATATTATTCAACAAGGTGATCCCGGTACCTGTTTATACATTGTTTATTCTGGGAAAGTATTTGTTCATTTTGGAGAACATAAAGTCGCGGAGATTGGAGAGTCAGAAACATTTGGAGAGTTTTCTCTATTAAATTCAGAGCCGAGAAATGCTTCCATTAGTGCACTGACGGATTGTGAATTACTTAGGCTTGAACAAACAGATTTTTATAGAATTCTTGCAACAAATACTCAGTTTATGCGGGGAATCGTTCGTATTCTCATCAGAAGGTTAGGGGAGCAAAATAATGAATTGATTGATACTTTGAAAAAAAGGGAAACGGAACTAACAAGATTGGTCTCTGAAAAAACTTTTGAACTGCAACAAGCGATGAGTGAAATTCAGGAAAAAAAGTTTATCCTAGAAGAATCCTATCAAAAAATCCTTAGGCAGAACGTCGAAATTGAAGAGAAAAATATGAATATAACAGAGAGTATCCGCTATGCTCATAATATTCAAAATTCCATTCTTCCAAGTGAGTCTATTATTCACGCTGCACTTCCAAATTCGTTTATATATTTTAGGCCCAAGGATGTAGTGAGTGGAGATTTTTATTGGTTTCATGAATCAGTCGAATCGGGAAGGCGTAAAATCGTTATTGCGGCAATTGATTGTACAGGTCATGGAGTTCCTGGAGCTCTTATGTCTATGATTGGTAATGGATTATTAAATGATATTGTTAAAGTAAGAAAAATAATTGATCCAAGTCTAATCTTAAATGAATTACATGTAGGAGTTCGAACTGCGTTAAATCAGGAGAAAACTGATTTGAGAGATGGAATGGATTTAGCGTTATGCGTTATAGATACTTTTGAGAATACAATACAATTTGCTGGTGCGATGAATTCCCTCTATTATATTCAAGACAATATGTTACATGAAATTAAAGGAAATAAAAAATCTATTGGTGGAACCCAAAGTGAAGAAATACGAGTATTTTCTACAAACACAATTCAATTGAAGGAAACTACTTCTTTATATATTTGTTCCGACGGATATTTTCATCAATTTGGCGGAGAATCGAAGAAAAAATTTTCCACGAAAAGATTTAAAGAGTTACTCCTCAAAATTCATCCATTTTCAATGTCGGAGCAGAAGGTTATCCTTCAAAAAACAATGGAAGGTTGGATTGGCACACTAAATCAAATAGATGATATTTTAGTGATTGGTGTAAAAATAGAATTTTAACTTATTTAAATGTGGGTTTGTATTACCTTTGTCTGTCTAAATATCGGATTGACTGCAAACTGATATTTTAGTACTTTGCAAGTAAAATTAGAACTCAATAGAAAAGGAGACAATTTAATGGGAAGAATTGCTTATGTAAACAAGGATGATTGCACATCTTGCAACCAATGTGCTGATAACCTTCCAAAGTATTTTCAAATGGATGATAATGACAACTCTGAAACTCATATTAATGGTGAGTTTATCAACAATGCTACTATTCCAGATGAAGATATTAAAATAGTTCAAAAAGAAATGGATGAATGTCCAGGCGAATGTATTAAATGGAAAAATTAATTTTTATTTAATATATTTTTAATACGCCGCGCATCTTACCAAGGTGGGCGGCAATCTATTTTTTGCGACTCTTCTCCCTTTTACAATTTAACATTAGCCAATTACAAGCTGCATCAAAAGTATCACGCAAATCTTCTATCTTAACTGGATTTGATTTTGGATACACTACACTAATTGTTTTCATTTCTGGGTCACTTGGTAAAAAACCATGATTGTAATAATTCATTTCCCTATACGTTTCATTAATTGTTAGAGATTCAGAAAAAGCCATGTTTGCATTGGAGTGCAATATCGCTCGGGCTGATTTGTTTAGTTTTGATTTAACTTGTTTTAATTCATCTTCTGTGTCTAATAATGCAAATGGACATTCAAGGCTTATTTTATTTTTTAAGTCTTCCATATCTAAACTTACGGATAATGAGTCTTTTTCCTTATTCTCAATAAGAATAGCAATGCCACCTAACGTTTTAAAAAAATATTTCCATTTTGATTTTTTAGGATCAATGGCTTTAAGTGAAATTAAAATTTTATTTGGAGCACATACACTTTTAACTTCTTTAAAACCGTGATCTGATACTACAATGAGACCGATATTTGGATTGTCATAAATATCTAATTTTTTGATTAACTTTCCTAGAAGTGAATCTATTTTTTTTAATTTCTCAGCTGCACTTTCACCGAATACTCCTTTTTCGTGATGCACGGAATCTAAGTCGGTTGTGTAAATTAAAAATAGATCTGGTTTTTTTAATTTCCAAAGGGAAATCGCTGTTTCAATTTTTTCTAAGTCGCCTGTCGTTTCAAGAACACTATGCCCAGAATCTTTTTGGAGTTCTTTATAAAGATTTTTTGTAGAAATAGCTTTTAGTATTTTTTCATCTTCTTCTGTTTTTGTTCTCCAGTATTGTGGTAAGTTATAGTCAATATCTGCTCCAACAGTTACAGGCCAATACAATGAGGCTGTTTTTAAACTTTTTTCTTTTGCAAAGTCTAAGATTGTTTTTACTTTTATATCTTCGTCATACCACATCCATCCGCCTTGGTATTTTCGAAATGGATCAACGGGAGAATTATATAGTATTCCGTGTTCAATTGGGTCAACACCGGTTAACATAGAAGTATGTGCTGGATACGTAAGTGTAGGGTAGGTTGAATTGACTGTATTGGAAAAATGTGATTTACTAATGAGTTTATTCAGATTTGGGGTAAGGCTTTTAAAGTTAGAGTTTTCGTCGGCGTAAAATCCTGGAAATCCATCAATCGAAAGTATTATTAGTTTTCGATTGTTGGGTAAGTCATTTGTATTATCCCGTTCTACAAAACTGCAATAAAACAAAATTAGGAGTAAAAAAATGCCTAATTTCAAATATAAACTAAAATTGGAAACGATATCCCAACTCCATTTGGTAAGATTGTGTATCTATAACTTGATTTTTTCGAACTAAGGGGCTAATTTGAAATTTCCAACCAGAATTTTTTTCTTCCCAGAATTTAACTGGAGTCCGTTGCGCCCAAAAATATCCGTAAATCGCCGAATGAATAAGTTGAACTGCATAAACTCCTATAGCAAAAGTAAAAAGTTTCTCACTATTAGCCACTTGACTTTCGTAAGTTTCTCTCGACTGTAAATATTTAAATAGTTTAATAGATGAAGAGCTATTTTGAATATTATTTACATCTGTAACAATTGTCGGATTAACTGAGGTATATGTTGGTGAACTAGCTAAAGTGGAAGTCACAATCGGTTGGATAATAAAATCATTTAAAAACTTATCGTCTAACGCTTTATCTAAGGACTTTGTACTAGCTTTAAATCCTGCTCCACCTAATAAGGATACAAAAAAAAGAGGTGAATAAATACTGCTAAAAACTCCTTCTCTTCCGTAACTCAAACCCCAGCCCGGAACTAGTGCTGATCTCCAAACAATAGACCACATAGAACGAGGTTTAGAATAATAGTCCTCGATGTCTTCATCAATTTCTAAAAATCTTTCAATTCGTCGGGTTCTAGTTTTTAGGTCTGCAATTTCTTTTTCTATTTCTGAAATTTTAGTTACTGCATTGCCTCCGGCAGCAATGTTTAAATTAGATACTTCTTGTTCTAATCTTTTGATTCTTTCCTCAAAACTAAGATTTAAAAGTTCCTGTCTTTTTTGTTCTTCGATGGCTCTTGCGATTTCTTCGTTTAATAATCTATTATCCTCTTGTTCTTCTTCAGGTGTTTTTGCAGGTTTTTTGGATGCTTTTTCCTGTTTCATTTTTAGAAGTTCTTCTTTTGCTATTTTATCTTCTAGTTCGGGAGTTTTGGCGTATACGACTCTTCGAATTTTATTTTTTGGGACTTTATATTCTTTTCCTTTTAAAGTATATGTAAGAGTATCCACATCTTGGGACTTTAAAGTCATTTTTATGACTGTGGAATCCTTCAATACTAAGGTTTCTGAAAAAATGTTTTGCAAACTAATCAGCATTAGAACAAGGAAAATTTTCATGAATTATCTCCAGCCGGATAAAAACGTATATTAATTACTCTTTTTTACAAAATACTTTAAAGGCAAGGAAAATTATTTATTGAATATGATTTTTGAAAAACCAGCTTTGATTTCAGAAACGAGGACATATTTTATTCTAAGTCAAACTCCTAAAAATGATTTTCGATTTTATAAAAAATCTAAATATATTTAGGTAATCTAATTTAAGATAAAAATGCAAAGTATTTTTTGAAAATATAGGCTAATCAGAGTTAGTCGGTATTTTGGATATGGGTTTGTCCGAAATAAGAACCAACGCTAAGATATTTTAGTGTAGGTTTCTCGACATTCGTGTTTGGAAAGACTTTTTTGATTAATATAAATTTTATAAATTTCTAAGGAATTTTTTTCTTTCTTTATAAATTCATATACTCATTTTAAATACATAGTCTTCTAATTTAATTTTAGCAGCACTCTTTTCATAGCTCCTAGTATTTTCATAAATTCATCGGGTCTCACTGCTTGAATACCTAACTTTTAAATTTCTTTAAAATCTTTTATATTGTAAGTAATAACTCACCTTACGCGCAAGCGCGTTGAGGTGAGAGGTAGAGAGCCTGTCGGCGACTTGGGCTACCGCCCAAACCTGCTTATTCATTAATTCATTAGCTTTATCTAATATTCTTAAATTAGACTTCATTTTCGTAAATTTCCTATTTTGCGTAAGGTCAGTAATAATATAATTTGATTTTGAATTGAAAGTAAGCTCTAATATATAGTCGTCTTTTGAAATTTTATAAAAAAACTTGACCTATAGCCATAGAAATATGGCGTTTGTTGTAAAGTTCAAGAATAATAAAATAATAGAGGTTATGCAGGCAGTCGTGAAAACGCACCATATTAAAATTACTGTGGTAGCAAAAAATATTCCCATGAAACTAGCTAATTTTCTGAAAAAAGAATATGGGAACGAATACAAAGTAATCACAATTAAGAAAGCGACTTACGGCGATAATTCTCTTATTGCCAAAAATACAAAATGGTATAAGGAAATTAAAAGCAAGATTACTCCTGCTGATAGCTTAAAAATCTATCGCCAGAATAAAGGTTTATCACAAGGTAAATTGGCTAAACTACTTGGTGTCCTATCATCTAACGTATCGGAAATGGAACGCGGTAAACGAGGAATCAGTAAAGAAGTAGCTAAGAAACTTTCTCTAATACTCGAAGTTCCTGTTGAGAAGTTTATTTAGATTGAGCGCAACTCCTCAGCGATATTGTCGGTGAGTTAAAGGCGTGTTTTCCAACCATCTCTATTTCTACTTTTATACCAGATAGAAAGTATAAATACAAAAGGAGATTTAATAATGTACTAGATGATGTATGGGAAACGAAATAAGGAAGCTTGTCTAACGTCTTCATATACGGTAGAATACGAATTAGGCTTACGGGCAATTCTTTCTAACTTATTTTCGATTTCGTCTAGAAATTCTTCACCTAATCCTACTTTTCTTTCTTCATACCATTGAGCGGATTCTGCTAGTTCTTCTCTAGCTTGTGCATGAAATTCAATTCTTTGCTCGAATTCTTTGTCTGGCATAAGAAATCACCTCTTTTGCTTTGTAAGTTTTTTCTTTTCCAAGACTGGCAATTCTACGATCTAATTCTTGCATTCTTTCTTCTGTTAAATCTTCGATTTTTTTACGGGAAACTTTTGATTTAGGAATTTCGTTTACTTTTACTGAATCCAGCGTTTTTAAAAAAGCAAATAGAGCCTTAGCCTGTTTCTGATTTTTAACTTCAATTGCGAATGTTGTCATAGACCTTCTCCTATTTGCTTGCCTGCTTTCAATGATTACTTCTAGCGAAATGGAATGCAAGAAATATTTTAGATTAACCCTAGCTCCTCAGCGATGTTGTGGGTGAGTTGGGAGAGATCGTTCACGCTGCTTTCTGGTATAATTCGTCATCTTCCCAATTGGTTGGGTTTTTGTTAATATAATTTCGCACGTTATATAATTCTATTTCGTCTCGAATGATTCTGTCGTGAAATCGAGGTTGCCATTGGAAATTGCGGGAAAAGGACTTTGTTTTTTCTATGTTTGACTCTTCTGTATTATTTAAGACGCGATGAATCGCGTCTCTACGGGAAATTTCGAATGTAACACGACCTTTATACCAACGAATTATTTTTGATAAAGAAAATGGATTTAAAAGAGGATTATTGTCCCCTGTAATACCGCCCTTCCGTAGAGACGCGATTGATCGCGTCTTATTTGATCGCGTCTTATTTGATCGCGATATTTCTGATTCCGTCTCGTTTGATTTTTCATATCCAGATAAATACAACAATCCATGGAAATGATTTGGCATTACAATAAATTCATCCAATTCAGCATGAGGAAAATGTTCTGGAATTTCTGACCAAATATTTTTTGCAATATCGCCCATCTCCGATAACACCATCTCCCCATTCTTAACCTCGCCAAAGAAATGCTCCTGATCCTTCGTGCATATCGTCACAAAATAATATCCATTATCCGCATAATCCCAACCCTGTCTTCGTGCGGATTCGATTCTAAATTTATCTTGGAATAATGTCATTATGCCTCCATGAATCTAAAAATTTATCATCCATAAATAAAGTGTCATCCGAATTCTCCTTTTACTGGCTGTTTCAATCTTTCCAACCTTTGATTGCTCAACTTATATTTTTTCACTACGTCTACTGATTTCAATTCTTTTTTTCTTCCGCAATGTCGCGGGTGAGTTTGGAGAGAAATACATCTCCGATTAATGTATTTTGCCTCTAGTCTTTACTTCTATTCATCACTCGACTGACCAAGTAGAGCATCTATATCTTTTTGTGATAAAGATCCTTTTGAGGAAGATTGAATTTCAGTGTATTTGTATTCTCTATTCAATTTATTAGTCATTGCCAGAACTTCTTCATTTAATTCTTTTAAACGTTGCATGTATCTTCCTTTGTGTTCATTCGACCCTTCATTTATTTCTCTTAATTCTCTTAAATTTTTAAGATTTCTATCTAATTCATTACCAGTTTTGAAAAAATCGTTAAGACGCTTAATAGCCCATTCTTTATATTTTTCTGATTCTTCTGTAGATAATACTTTTATTTCTTCTTCTGTTAACCATCCTAAATTTTCATCATTCGATTCCATATTATTCTCCATTTTATTGAATTGTATACGGTAATCGTTCTTTGATCCGGAAATTCTTTTTCCGATTCACTTTTTTATTTTACAACTACTCTATATTAACCCCAATTCTTCCGCAATGTCGCGTGTGAGTTTGGAGAGGGGGCGTTTGTGGAAATCTTTTGCCTCTGGATAATTTCCGAAAACAAACCGATAGAGTTCTT
This sequence is a window from Leptospiraceae bacterium. Protein-coding genes within it:
- a CDS encoding chemotaxis protein CheX, giving the protein MEIRAEFVNPFIEAASLVFKDSLKVELIRGKLKIKESPAPSHEVAIVIGVVGSYKGEVVYSMNFDAAYKMAKQLVPSLDDESIKDEYKDIIGEIGNMTTGNALRIFATSGQFIDITTPNVIETNDSSIKFVKATTLSLNLYSRFGQIEINIAIL
- a CDS encoding alkaline phosphatase family protein, with the translated sequence MKLGIFLLLILFYCSFVERDNTNDLPNNRKLIILSIDGFPGFYADENSNFKSLTPNLNKLISKSHFSNTVNSTYPTLTYPAHTSMLTGVDPIEHGILYNSPVDPFRKYQGGWMWYDEDIKVKTILDFAKEKSLKTASLYWPVTVGADIDYNLPQYWRTKTEEDEKILKAISTKNLYKELQKDSGHSVLETTGDLEKIETAISLWKLKKPDLFLIYTTDLDSVHHEKGVFGESAAEKLKKIDSLLGKLIKKLDIYDNPNIGLIVVSDHGFKEVKSVCAPNKILISLKAIDPKKSKWKYFFKTLGGIAILIENKEKDSLSVSLDMEDLKNKISLECPFALLDTEDELKQVKSKLNKSARAILHSNANMAFSESLTINETYREMNYYNHGFLPSDPEMKTISVVYPKSNPVKIEDLRDTFDAACNWLMLNCKREKSRKK
- a CDS encoding helix-turn-helix transcriptional regulator: MAFVVKFKNNKIIEVMQAVVKTHHIKITVVAKNIPMKLANFLKKEYGNEYKVITIKKATYGDNSLIAKNTKWYKEIKSKITPADSLKIYRQNKGLSQGKLAKLLGVLSSNVSEMERGKRGISKEVAKKLSLILEVPVEKFI
- a CDS encoding cyclic nucleotide-binding domain-containing protein — translated: MSNSRNILLILKSLELFSDTPEDLLRQIMDSLQKEYFSKNENIIQQGDPGTCLYIVYSGKVFVHFGEHKVAEIGESETFGEFSLLNSEPRNASISALTDCELLRLEQTDFYRILATNTQFMRGIVRILIRRLGEQNNELIDTLKKRETELTRLVSEKTFELQQAMSEIQEKKFILEESYQKILRQNVEIEEKNMNITESIRYAHNIQNSILPSESIIHAALPNSFIYFRPKDVVSGDFYWFHESVESGRRKIVIAAIDCTGHGVPGALMSMIGNGLLNDIVKVRKIIDPSLILNELHVGVRTALNQEKTDLRDGMDLALCVIDTFENTIQFAGAMNSLYYIQDNMLHEIKGNKKSIGGTQSEEIRVFSTNTIQLKETTSLYICSDGYFHQFGGESKKKFSTKRFKELLLKIHPFSMSEQKVILQKTMEGWIGTLNQIDDILVIGVKIEF
- a CDS encoding FecR domain-containing protein codes for the protein MNFPHIKSYLDSTPHMLSLFSIGILLFSSLLCLEFRHSSHSGANEIIGYVTIKNKAIKRKADFTVVWDEVEEKQPLSRRDTIQSAALSNVLITLNDGTELKIDENSMVLLDFTENKINLDFKYGSIQTKRTGEGENSLVIHSDGVKVDVTNGDLNLNKKEKEDLNIVTTRGEATIQKGKDEVQLKENSLAIVNEKDTPKVQEMGIRLVSPEPSTIYFAKEKSKEVNFVWITKDAKSKIQISQYPNFNKLLLEEILDKPVYKKSLPIGDYYWRVTSITSIQNGQSEVRKISIQEEIPFRYKYPLPGSEYKLMDKPVFVSFSWDRVEGIQSYVLEISKSQTFSNIEKKFDILTTSFGGEFTEEGKYYFRIRTASNRPDFSNKTSDIGYFSLKKEDSITPPTLVNPKNGISLDETSQVLLGWKPDRVYDSFQVYLAENKEFTVNVRTVKTKENYSREENLKPKTYFWKVIGLGEDSNLLASSSVFSFQIKEKVIAPTLAESREIKEENVEEEQSYPPPILLEPEDKLVQEVKDNTQVIFHWKKQPQEIGYRFYLYKEKNFKEELVLKQEIVKNKLELNNPIFAEEGRFFWLVESKFKKGETFHYEKSKKREFKLIPKLLPPKIKKSEEVYFIHEK
- a CDS encoding ferredoxin, which codes for MGRIAYVNKDDCTSCNQCADNLPKYFQMDDNDNSETHINGEFINNATIPDEDIKIVQKEMDECPGECIKWKN